A part of Haliotis asinina isolate JCU_RB_2024 chromosome 10, JCU_Hal_asi_v2, whole genome shotgun sequence genomic DNA contains:
- the LOC137298727 gene encoding heparan-sulfate 6-O-sulfotransferase 2-like — translation MLTDFKVNVKETEHICPSCTQVGLILSLCFIFRFIRRFTLALLMAQKLSWIIGFTTFIGFLWIIWICFSLVFEAFEQLNSVPNVYEKDIQTFYIDKWRHDVLVFVQIPYTGAEDLSNLLQSGLIFDKCRNCQGQRNCPCFVYGREEVLFSSNKHPWPCGYYPTLRTLDACIDDLRNQSLRRGVLKNTRYHYMTLLRDPLHHFYHEWHEVRTNGWPSWSQISSAKLDNANRECSAMSKWKNVSFETFTSCPQNPAFNRQTRMLANVSLDECLSTIRMTEKQCYDKMLSSAIDTLKHMPFFGITEYSYMTQLVFEETFRFKVLDKYVHPLHMETFMSFDNISRREVETIINLNKYDFLLYDYALELFFERYDTLVTLRLN, via the exons ATGTTAACAGACTTCAAAGTGAACGTTAAAGAGACAGAACACATATGTCCCTCCTGTACTCAAG TCGGTTTAATATTATCTCTCTGTTTTATCTTCAGATTTATCAGGCGTTTCACACTTGCGTTACTAATGGCACAAAAGTTGTCATGGATTATTGGCTTTACAACCTTCATTGGTTTTCTTTGGATAATATGGATCTGCTTTTCACTAGTTTTCGAAGCATTTGAGCAACTAAACTCTGTTCCGAATGTGTATGAGAAGGACATACAGACATTTTACATTGATAAGTGGAGACATGACGTTCTGGTCTTTGTACAAATTCCCTACACAGGTGCCGAAGATTTGTCGAATCTTCTTCAGAGCGGCCTTATATTTGACAAGTGTCGTAACTGTCAAGGACAACGAAACTGCCCATGTTTTGTATATGGTAGGGAAGAAGTGTTATTTTCCAGCAATAAGCATCCATGGCCGTGTGGATATTACCCAACCTTGAGGACACTAGACGCGTGCATTGACGATCTTCGAAACCAAAGTCTTCGTCGGGGAGTTCTAAAGAATACAAG GTATCATTACATGACACTTCTACGTGACCCACTGCATCATTTCTACCATGAATGGCACGAGGTCAGGACTAATGGATGGCCAAGTTGGTCTCAGATTTCTTCTGCTAAACTGGACAATGCAAATCGAGAATGCAGTGCAATGTCCAAGTGGAAGAATGTCAGTTTCGAAACTTTCACCAGCTGTCCGCAGAATCCTGCATTCAACAGACAAACACGAATGTTAGCAAATGTTTCCTTGGACGAATGTCtttccactataagaatgaccGAAAAACAGTGCTATGATAAAATGTTGAGCAGTGCCATAGACACTCTTAAGCATATGCCATTCTTTGGAATAACGGAGTATTCGTACATGACTCAACTCGTATTTGAAGAAACGTTTCGGTTTAAAGTACTTGATAAATACGTTCATCCACTCCATATGGAAACATTCATgtcttttgacaatatttcacgTAGGGAAGTGGAGACAATTATTAACCTCAACAAATATGATTTCCTGTTGTATGATTATGCACTGGAGTTATTCTTTGAAAGATATGATACTCTAGTCACACTCAGGCTTAATTAA